Proteins from a genomic interval of Streptomyces fodineus:
- the rlmB gene encoding 23S rRNA (guanosine(2251)-2'-O)-methyltransferase RlmB, with protein sequence MAANNRRMSGKKGAQVGSGGKRRRGLEGKGPTPPAEMRKGHAKQRAAAAKSRRAQGRTPQRRGGGRSSSELVVGRNPVVEALREGVPASTLYVQQFIDNDERVREALQLAAERGGINLMEAPRPELDRMTNGLNHQGLVLQVPPYEYAHPEDLAEAAYDESEDPLIVALDGVTDPRNLGAVVRSVSAFGGHGVVVPERRSAGMTAGAWKTSAGAAARTPVARATNLTRTLEAYKKAGIAIVGLAADGEVELGDLQALDGPVVIVVGSEGKGLSRLVGETCDFRVRIPMPGGAESLNAGVAAGIVLYEAARRRS encoded by the coding sequence ATGGCCGCGAACAACCGCCGCATGTCCGGCAAGAAGGGCGCGCAGGTCGGCAGCGGCGGCAAGCGGCGCCGGGGCCTGGAAGGCAAGGGCCCGACCCCGCCCGCCGAGATGCGCAAGGGCCACGCCAAGCAGCGCGCCGCGGCGGCCAAGTCCCGCCGCGCCCAGGGCCGCACGCCGCAGCGCCGGGGCGGCGGCAGGTCGTCCTCCGAGCTGGTCGTCGGCCGTAACCCGGTGGTCGAGGCCCTGCGCGAGGGCGTGCCCGCCTCCACCCTCTACGTCCAGCAGTTCATCGACAACGACGAGCGTGTCCGCGAGGCCCTCCAGCTCGCCGCCGAGCGCGGCGGCATCAACCTCATGGAGGCCCCGCGCCCCGAGCTGGACCGCATGACGAACGGCCTCAACCACCAGGGCCTCGTCCTTCAGGTCCCGCCGTACGAGTACGCGCACCCCGAGGACCTCGCCGAGGCCGCCTACGACGAGTCCGAGGACCCGCTGATCGTCGCTCTCGACGGCGTCACCGACCCGCGCAACCTCGGCGCGGTCGTCCGCTCGGTCTCCGCCTTCGGCGGCCACGGCGTCGTCGTACCCGAGCGCCGCTCGGCCGGCATGACCGCCGGTGCCTGGAAGACCTCCGCCGGTGCGGCCGCCCGCACCCCGGTGGCCCGCGCCACCAACCTCACCCGCACCCTGGAGGCGTACAAGAAGGCCGGCATCGCGATCGTCGGCCTGGCCGCGGACGGCGAGGTCGAGCTCGGCGACCTTCAGGCACTGGACGGTCCGGTCGTCATCGTCGTCGGCAGCGAGGGCAAGGGCCTGTCCCGTCTGGTCGGCGAGACCTGCGACTTCCG
- a CDS encoding PPOX class F420-dependent oxidoreductase: MPATLPERLKSLLDGPVFVVVGTIQPDGRPQLSPVWVKRDGDQILFSTTVDRRKKKNLDRDPRVSVVVQDPEMPYVYGEVRGTAELDTQGARDLIDELSLKYTGKKYAEFNPASVDDADRVIVRITPEKVVGMF, encoded by the coding sequence ATGCCCGCCACCCTGCCCGAGCGGCTCAAGTCCCTGCTCGACGGTCCCGTCTTCGTCGTGGTCGGCACGATCCAGCCCGACGGACGCCCGCAGCTGTCGCCGGTATGGGTGAAGCGGGACGGTGACCAGATCCTGTTCTCCACGACCGTCGACCGCCGCAAGAAGAAGAACCTCGACCGCGACCCCCGGGTGAGCGTCGTCGTCCAGGACCCCGAGATGCCCTACGTCTACGGCGAGGTCAGGGGCACCGCGGAGCTCGACACGCAGGGCGCGAGGGACCTGATCGACGAACTGTCGCTGAAGTACACCGGCAAGAAGTACGCCGAGTTCAATCCGGCGTCCGTCGACGACGCCGACCGCGTGATCGTCAGGATCACGCCGGAGAAGGTCGTGGGGATGTTCTGA
- the cysS gene encoding cysteine--tRNA ligase, translated as MTIRLYDTSARQIRDFSPLKPGCVSIYLCGATVQAAPHIGHIRSGLNFDIMRRWFAYRGYEVTFIRNVTDIDDKIIAKAHEQGRPWWSIGYENERAFDEGYTALGCLPPTYEPRATGHITEMVEMMQRLIDRGHAYAADGNVYFDVRSFPQYLELSRQELDNLLQPSGEGETGKRDPRDFAMWKAAKPGEPTWPTPWGEGRPGWHLECSAMAHKYLGTAFDIHGGGLDLIFPHHENEIAQAKAYGDDFAKYWVHNAWVTMAGDKMSKSLGNSVLVSEMVKQWRPIVLRYYLGTPHYRSMIEYSEESLREAESAFARIEGFVQRVIELAGKTVEPAAEVPPAFAEAMDDDLGVPQALAVVHTTVRQGNSALAADDKEAAVARLAEVRAMLAVLGLDPLDEQWAEGSDQAQDLHGVVDSLVRLVLDQRESARARKDWATADAIRDQLGQSGLVIEDSPQGPRWSLAQR; from the coding sequence GTGACCATTCGCCTGTACGACACCAGCGCCCGGCAGATCCGTGACTTCTCCCCGCTCAAGCCGGGTTGTGTCTCGATCTACCTGTGTGGCGCCACCGTGCAGGCGGCACCGCACATCGGGCACATCCGCTCGGGCCTCAACTTCGACATCATGCGCCGCTGGTTCGCGTACCGCGGCTACGAGGTGACGTTCATCAGGAACGTCACGGACATCGACGACAAGATCATCGCCAAGGCCCATGAGCAGGGCCGGCCCTGGTGGTCGATCGGGTACGAGAACGAGCGTGCCTTCGACGAGGGCTACACCGCCCTCGGCTGCCTGCCGCCGACCTACGAGCCGCGCGCCACCGGCCACATCACCGAGATGGTCGAGATGATGCAGCGCCTCATCGACCGCGGACACGCCTACGCCGCCGACGGCAACGTCTACTTCGACGTACGGTCCTTCCCGCAGTACCTGGAGCTGTCGAGGCAGGAGCTGGACAACCTGCTCCAGCCGTCCGGCGAGGGCGAGACCGGCAAGCGGGACCCGCGCGACTTCGCCATGTGGAAGGCGGCGAAGCCGGGCGAGCCGACCTGGCCGACCCCGTGGGGAGAGGGCCGCCCCGGCTGGCACCTGGAGTGCTCGGCCATGGCGCACAAGTACCTGGGCACCGCCTTCGACATCCACGGCGGCGGCCTGGACCTGATCTTTCCGCACCACGAGAACGAGATCGCCCAGGCCAAGGCCTACGGCGACGACTTCGCCAAGTACTGGGTGCACAACGCCTGGGTCACCATGGCCGGCGACAAGATGTCCAAGTCGCTCGGCAACAGCGTCCTGGTCAGCGAGATGGTCAAGCAGTGGCGCCCGATCGTGCTCCGCTACTACCTGGGCACCCCGCACTACCGCTCGATGATCGAGTACAGCGAGGAGTCGCTGCGCGAGGCCGAGTCGGCGTTCGCCCGGATCGAGGGCTTCGTGCAGCGCGTCATCGAGCTGGCCGGCAAGACCGTCGAGCCGGCCGCCGAGGTCCCGCCCGCCTTCGCCGAGGCGATGGACGACGACCTGGGCGTCCCGCAGGCCCTCGCCGTCGTGCACACCACCGTCCGGCAGGGCAACAGCGCGCTGGCCGCCGACGACAAGGAGGCCGCCGTCGCCCGGCTCGCCGAGGTGCGGGCCATGCTCGCCGTCCTCGGCCTCGACCCGCTCGACGAGCAGTGGGCCGAGGGGTCCGACCAGGCCCAGGACCTGCACGGCGTCGTCGACAGCCTCGTCCGCCTGGTCCTCGACCAGCGCGAGTCCGCCCGTGCCCGCAAGGACTGGGCGACGGCCGACGCCATCCGCGACCAGCTGGGCCAGTCCGGCCTGGTCATCGAGGACAGCCCGCAGGGCCCGCGCTGGAGCCTCGCTCAGCGCTGA